From Mobula birostris isolate sMobBir1 chromosome 8, sMobBir1.hap1, whole genome shotgun sequence, the proteins below share one genomic window:
- the LOC140202328 gene encoding scavenger receptor cysteine-rich type 1 protein M130-like: protein MNGGSRCAGRLEVHYVGFWGTVYGRKWDLDDATVVCRELGCGKAVDAPSKAHFGAGSGFVVTQDVQCNGNEATLRECKSYTWNHYAWPHSNDAGVICSDHRAPRLVSGSDECSGRLEVQFVKTWERACVPQWDMEDANVVCSQLQCGVAVSVLSGTRIEEGNEHSQSVECQGNESTLSDCPVSSTRHNCNHMNDLILICSGKHGPRLVDGENRCSGRVEVLHGDKWGTICDEYFSLEDAAVVCEQLQCGAVNASSKSSYFGEGNVLMWKDNYDCLGNESKIADCPVSAWAQISCSRGIEAGLICTDELWSLRLNDGGSRCDGRVELYDNGTWRRMQDNYWSIKEANVVCRQLRCGSATSAYNSSRYPENERPVWVTEVQCEGSESHLGSCRTTMLNPSSSDITGVGVLCSGHLQLRLSGSEDACAGRLEFYYHGSWGTVCDDSWDLVDANVVCRQLGCGYALEEKYVDYCGQSTGEVWLDEVRCSGNESHVWKCPSAPWGQHDCSHKEDVTVRCSEHKEMCLMSGGGRCEGWVEVRYNGTRGTVCSRTLDEKAGNVICKQMKCGPMISVKYNYQTERKGLGPILLDEIKCSSYESTLWQCHADPWGKHSCDDWEYAGIECEEAKLPEGYCGMVCDSRNIPDTPRLAELRLRLFGGNNNCSGRLEIRFNNTWGTVCDDSWNMADADVVCRQLGCGSPLWTTVVEENNQGVGDIWMDEVKCKGTESFLSSCSSSPLGQHDCDHKEDVFVFCSEMSSGPAGSTHSVFVVVCVTLGIVLVAELFTLQTLIRRQAARIGALLRGGYSPDIFYQAIYEEIEDTPRIKKLDYAGDSDSGSINSMNQIDYYTSDPFTGTVHGPERTEGNPCVCDVASSEYGGAGSELIDSLDAPVLITGSVDNL, encoded by the exons ATGAACGGAGGCAGTCGATGCGCCGGGAGACTGGAGGTTCACTACGTGGGATTCTGGGGGACTGTGTATGGTCGTAAATGGGACCTGGATGACGCGACTGTGGTGTGCCGGGAGCTGGGTTGCGGCAAAGCGGTGGATGCCCCTAGCAAGGCTCACTTTGGAGCAGGTTCCGGATTCGTTGTGACCCAAGATGTTCAGTGCAACGGAAACGAGGCAACCCTGCGGGAGTGTAAATCTTACACTTGGAATCATTATGCGTGGCCTCACTCCAACGATGCTGGTGTCATCTGCTCAG atcACAGAGCTCCAAGATTGGTGTCCGGATCTGACGAATGTTCGGGAAGACTGGAAGTGCAGTTTGTTAAAACCTGGGAAAGGGCTTGTGTCCCGCAGTGGGATATGGAAGATGCCAATGTTGTGTGCAGTCAGCTTCAATGCGGAGTTGCTGTTTCTGTGTTGAGTGGAACCCGTATTGAAGAGGGAAATGAACATTCACAGAGCGTTGAATGTCAGGGCAATGAATCGACCCTTTCGGACTGTCCAGTATCTTCAACTAGGCATAATTGCAACCACATGAATGATCTCATTCTGATCTGTTCCG GGAAACATGGACCACGACTGGTTGATGGGGAGAACAGATGCTCTGGTCGTGTGGAAGTCCTGCACGGAGACAAGTGGGGGACGATTTGTGATGAATACTTCAGCCTGGAAGATGCGGCCGTGGTCTGCGAGCAGCTACAGTGCGGTGCAGTCAATGCATCTAGCAAAAGTTCTTACTTTGGCGAAGGAAATGTGTTGATGTGGAAGGATAATTACGATTGTCTGGGGAACGAGTCTAAAATAGCTGATTGTCCAGTCTCAGCCTGGGCTCAGATTAGCTGTTCACGTGGCATTGAAGCCGGTCTCATCTGCACTG ATGAACTGTGGTCTTTGAGACTGAACGACGGGGGAAGCCGCTGCGATGGCCGAGTGGAGTTGTACGATAATGGTACCTGGCGTAGGATGCAGGATAACTATTGGAGCATCAAGGAAGCTAACGTTGTTTGTAGACAACTGCGTTGCGGCTCTGCGACATCCGCCTACAACTCTTCACGGTACCCAGAGAATGAACGGCCCGTGTGGGTGACCGAAGTTCAATGTGAAGGAAGTGAGTCGCATCTCGGCAGTTGCAGAACAACCATGTTGAATCCGTCTTCCTCTGACATTACGGGTGTCGGTGTCCTTTGTTCAG GGCACTTGCAATTAAGGCTGTCCGGAAGTGAAGATGCATGTGCTGGAAGACTGGAATTTTATTACCACGGATCCTGGGGAACAGTCTGTGATGACTCCTGGGATCTAGTTGATGCTAATGTTGTCTGTAGGCAATTGGGCTGTGGATATGCTTTGGAAGAAAAATATGTTGATTACTGTGGACAAAGCACTGGAGAGGTTTGGTTGGATGAAGTGAGATGTTCGGGTAATGAATCACATGTCTGGAAATGTCCTTCAGCTCCGTGGGGCCAGCATGACTGCAGCCATAAAGAAGATGTGACAGTAAGGTGTTCCG AACACAAAGAAATGTGCCTGATGAGCGGAGGTGGGCGATGTGAAGGCTGGGTGGAAGTGCGGTACAATGGGACGCGGGGAACAGTTTGTTCCAGGACACTGGATGAAAAGGCTGGGAACGTGATTTGTAAACAAATGAAATGCGGACCCATGATATCTGTTAAATATAACTACCAGACAGAAAGAAAGGGATTAGGTCCAATATTGCTGGATGAGATAAAATGTTCTTCGTACGAGTCGACCCTTTGGCAGTGTCATGCTGACCCGTGGGGAAAACACAGCTGTGACGATTGGGAGTATGCAGGGATTGAATGTGAAG AAGCCAAATTACCGGAGGGTTACTGCGGAATGGTCTGCGATTCACGGAATATACCTGATACTCCCCGGTTAGCAG AATTACGTTTGCGACTTTTTGGCGGCAACAACAATTGCTCAGGAAGGTTGGAGATTCGGTTCAATAATACCTGGGGCACTGTATGTGATGATTCCTGGAACATGGCAGATGCCGATGTCGTCTGCAGGCAATTGGGCTGTGGCTCTCCTCTTTGGACTACGGTGGTGGAAGAAAATAATCAGGGCGTCGGTGATATCTGGATGGATGAAGTTAAATGCAAAGGAACTGAATCTTTTCTGTCCAGTTGTTCTTCCTCTCCACTCGGTCAACATGACTGCGATCACAAGGAAGATGTCTTTGTCTTTTGTTCCG AAATGTCCAGTGGTCCAGCTGGTTCCACCCATTCAG TATTCGTTGTTGTCTGTGTTACTCTTGGAATCGTCCTCGTGGCCGAGCTATTCACATTGCAGACGCTAATAAGAAGGCAGGCAGCAAGAATAG GCGCCTTGTTACGAGGGGGATACTCACCTGATATATTTTACCAAGCAATTTATGAAGAGATTGAGGATACTCCCCGCATCAAGAAGTTGGAttatgcaggagattcag ACTCTGGTTCCATTAATTCCATGAATCAAATCGACTATTACACCAGTGACCCGTTTACCGGCACCGTTCATGGGCCAGAACGTACTGAAGGAAACCCCTGTGTCTGTG ATGTGGCTTCAAGCGAATACGGCGGTGCTGGAAGTGAGCTCATTGATTCACTTGATGCTCCGGTCCTGATAACCGGCAGTGTCGACAATCTGTGA